The Labrus bergylta chromosome 15, fLabBer1.1, whole genome shotgun sequence genome includes a region encoding these proteins:
- the atf3 gene encoding cyclic AMP-dependent transcription factor ATF-3 has protein sequence MMLQHSGPSLADISCSALVPCLSPPGTLTLDDFTNFTPLVKEELRLAIQTKRLSNGLSADMSSDGASSSEDRASESNPRGSGVRREVTPQEYERRKRRRERNKVAAAKCRNKKKEKTEGLQKESEKLESVNADLKAQIEELKQQKQQLVYMLNLHRPTCIVRAQNGQTPEDERNLFIQHIKESTLQLHNITSSIAATNTADSSTLSSSLSTVSPLDAGFLTLDHIQCPSHL, from the exons ATGATGCTGCAGCACTCGGGTCCCTCGCTGGCTGACATCAGCTGCTCCGCCCTGGTGCCCTGCCTCTCCCCGCCGGGCACTCTCACCCTGGACGACTTCACCAATTTCACACCGCTCGTAAAAGAGGAGCTGCGGCTCGCCATCCAGACCAAGAGGCTGTCCAACGGGCTCAGCGCCGACATGAGCTCCGACGGCGCCAGCTCCAGCGAGGACAGAGCGTCAGAGAGCAACCCCCGCGGGTCCGGTGTCAGGAGAGag GTGACACCTCAGGAGTacgagaggaggaagaggaggagggagaggaacaAGGTCGCTGCCGCTAAGTGCCGAaacaagaagaaggagaagacagagggTCTGCAAAAG GAATCAGAGAAACTGGAGAGCGTCAACGCCGACCTGAAGGCTCAGATCGAGGAGctgaagcagcagaagcagcagctggtctACATGCTCAACCTGCACCGACCCACTTGCATCGTCCGAGCCCAGAACGGCCAAACGCCCGAGGACGAGAGGAACCTTTTCATCCAGCACATCAAGGAGAGCACTTTACAACTCCACAACATTACCTCCTCCATCGCTGCAACCAACACCGCTGACTCCTCCACCTTATCCTCATCCCTGTCCACGGTATCACCTCTAGACGCCGGGTTTCTGACCCTCGATCACATTCAGTGTCCCAGTCACCTATGA